The genomic DNA AAAGCCAAAACCTTTATCAGAGTTAAACCATTTTACTAAACCAGTCATTTTATTAGACATAGATAATTCCTTATTTTTTGAGCCACTAAGCGCGGCGATGATGGCCTGTATTTAGAGAGTAACTTATTTGGCACTTAGGAGGAGGCTCACGAAGAAGAGTATCTATTGATAACACCTGAACTGAGGACTGCTTTACTAAACTGCTTTAATAAGGTCTGTATTCCAAACCGATGACGCTATTTAGGCACAGAAAAATTTTTTAAGCAAAGTTTTTATTTTTTATTATAACCACTTAAACACCCGGACGGCTGAATGGCTATGGGAATTAAGGCGCTGGCGCAGCGTATTCACGCCCTGTTTAGCTAAAGCATACCGCCCCTTTTGAGGGTGGATACCCGTCTGACGATGGGTCATCGTATGCGCGTGACTGCTCAACCAGAGGCTGAACTCGTGTGGCATGGGGTTACATCGCTCAGACGACTTTCCACCTGGATTTCTGATGCAAGGCTGAAGTCTGAGGTGGAAAGGTAATGCGCCCTCGCTAAGTAGCTCAAAATGCTTAAAATTCATGCCTATAGCGCACAAAGTGAAATAGATTTTCGTTCGAAGCCACTTATCATAGGTGTTTTGAATGAAAGTGGTGGTGTTAATGTCTGTGCTCAAAAGCTTTTTCTTCTTTCTTTTCGCGTCAGCAGCCTGCACTGTGCCCGTGCTTTGCCTGTGGGCGGATATCTATTTATTTAATCTGGATATACCGGAGATATCGCTGACCGAAATTGTGCAGGAATCAGTTTTAGGGGGCATCGTATTTATACACTTCCTGCTGGCGAAGAAATGGGCATTCATGCGCTATTGCAACATCCTGATTGGCGGCTTTTTCCTCTCCATGCTGATTCGAGAACTGGATGCATTTTTCGATCTTCTGGCTCACGGAAGCTGGGTATGGTTTGCACTGCTTTCCGCCGTTTGTGCTTTGCTTTATCCCGTTATCCATTATCGTCTTACCCTTACACAACTCGCACACTATACCCGTACCCCGTGGTACGGCGTGATGCTCAGTGGTCTGTTGGCAGTCCTGGTCTTCTCCCGACTGTTTGGAATGCACGGGTTATGTTACGCGATACTTGATCAAAGCTACGTCAGGGTGGTCAAAAATGTCGTGGAGGAAGGAAGCGAGTCATTCGGGTATATGCTCTGCCTTATAGCATCTGTAGGGTACTACTGCTCTTTCCGGTCGCTCCCCCGCCAGAAATGATTCTGGTATTTAGAGAGCACGATAAACACGCCAATCTTCCTGTGACGATGAGTTGAACGCCACAGGGAGAGCGGACTTCTATTCTCAAAAGCAAACGTTGTAGCGCCCAATATAATATGTTACATCTCTCTTAACGCCATCCGCGTGCTCCGTGTTCAGGTAATGCCCTTATAAAGTGAAAAAGAATCAATAGTCGTTGAACAGATGAAGATAAAAAAACAACATCAAAAATCTCTTCTTCAGATTTTTAATGGTGAAGTCAATCTCCCTCGCAGCAAAAATTCACGTGATTATATGTGAATTCGCAGACTAACATCTTAACGCTCTATTAATTCGGCGAATCTCTCAAGAAATGCACTAAATGCAGCTTTCGGTAGCATCGGAACGACTTTAATTATAACCGATGGTGATATATCTCGCAGGGAAGGATAGTCTAATACCTTTTCCATACCCAGATCCCTCGCTTCAGTAGCGAGCATGATCCGATCAGCATGCTTAACTTCTGAGGCTTTACAGGAGGAAATATTAAATTTCACTCTGATCAATGACTCAATTTCTTTCTCAAGGTTTATATACTGCGGCATACATTTTTTTAAAGGAGAAGGGAAATCTTTTATGTAAGCCTCGGTGGCATCATGAAGAAGCCCTTCCAGAGCCAAATGCACTGGCGTTAAATAACTTACCAGAACGGAATGCTGAGCCACTGAATAGAAACTTTCGCATTGCCCACCAAAACGGCATTCATTTGACAAGCCCTTAGCGATATCAATTATATCTATATCATTTATACTGAGATTAAGAAAATCAATTTTCTTGCCGCTAAAAGTAACGATAGTGGTTGCTGAATGCATAAATCCGCCCCAAATAAAATAACTCTCAGACCATTTACCTGGAGTATAAAAAACGCTTTATCGAAAAAAAAGGACGCATGTCCTTTTTTCGAAAGGAGTTTTATTATAAGAATTGATGACGATTTGAGAAAATGGTATAGATGCGCCAGAAATATCATCGCTGACAGGTTAACCTGGGGATGCCAGGCATATGACTTGAGATTATTTCATGCGCAATCTATAATAATTCACAAACAAAGCGTTGAGTCACCTTTATGAAATCATTACAAATAGATTTATCACATTCTGACATTCTGAACTCTAAACTTAAATTCATTTTACCAGATGACATACTCAGTAGAGCTAAATTACTGATTTTTAATAAGGGAGAGATTTTACTCCACCAAGGAGATTCCCCATCGGGAGTTTACTGTTTAATTAAAGGTAAGGTACAAATAGAGCATTTATCTAAAGATGGTAAAGATATTACTTTTTGTATAGAAGAACCTCTCTCTGTGATTGGTGCCATTGAAATTTTCCAACATGATAGCACCAGCAGAAATCTGAGTACAGTAAAGATCCTTAAGACGTCAACGATAGTTTATTTTTCACTTAACTATATAAATACAATTGGATTAAATGAGCCAGTTTTTCTTCGTTTTCTTTGCCAACAACTTGCAAATAAATTATTCATCTCTTCTCAATTAAAAACCACTATGTGTTTAAGTTCATTACAGAGAGTGTCAAATTACCTCATGAATGAATATAATAAACATGGTTCCGTTATCAGGCTTGAGCGAAGAGAATTGGTCGCATCATTTCTTTCCATTTCGGTGAGACATCTCAATCGAGTTTTAGCAGAGTTACAAGAAAATCAAATCATAGAACTCAAGAATAAAACGATTATAGTGAAAGACAGTGAATTATTAAAGCCAGAGTAATCTGCAAATAACCTTCGCACCACATTCTACCACAGCCGCTTTCAACGCCATCGGAAGATGGTTCATTTATATGAAGCCTTTTTCAATCACAAGTTTTTTATTTTATAAAAGCACTAACCATATATAAAAACTATGGCACACGATTTTTTCACAAATATCTTAGCGAAGTTAGCGCTCAGAATACTAATCGTTATTGAAGCGAGACCGACTGGCATGTCCACTAAAAAGAGATAGATGTCCTTTTTTTTGGATGCATTGTTCGTCATCTTATCTCGTGACAAGCTTCCTTACTGAGAGAAATACTATGAGAAAATTACTTATTGATACTGATACCGCTTCTGATGACGCAGTCGCTATTGTGATGGCACTCAGAGAGCGTACCGTTAGGGTTGAAGCA from Enterobacter ludwigii includes the following:
- a CDS encoding Crp/Fnr family transcriptional regulator, producing MKSLQIDLSHSDILNSKLKFILPDDILSRAKLLIFNKGEILLHQGDSPSGVYCLIKGKVQIEHLSKDGKDITFCIEEPLSVIGAIEIFQHDSTSRNLSTVKILKTSTIVYFSLNYINTIGLNEPVFLRFLCQQLANKLFISSQLKTTMCLSSLQRVSNYLMNEYNKHGSVIRLERRELVASFLSISVRHLNRVLAELQENQIIELKNKTIIVKDSELLKPE